The Staphylococcus sp. KG4-3 genome has a window encoding:
- a CDS encoding choloylglycine hydrolase family protein, whose amino-acid sequence MCTGFSYLSKSNQVILGRTMDFVYQLKGNPAVQPRHFYWESRVAYKGKTKYGFVGSGSDMEGFLFADGVNEHGLGASIQYFRGYATYATDVREGYMNIAQSEVITWVLGYNRNIEDLIENAKSVNVVAHTLNDIAEVPPLHYHITDDSGRTIELTFKDGTMIVNENPVGVLTNNPDLNWHYENLRNYINITPQRPQASQLMNTIFPTLGNEGGTYGLPGGYTSAERFVRMAYLKNNLEETSNAEEDVLNAFKLLEIVSIPKGAVRDEEAALHYTLYQTVLNLTTRTMYIKWYESNQITELQLTEKLLNKEELTIFEPVSGLVTDKLID is encoded by the coding sequence ATGTGCACTGGTTTTTCATATTTATCGAAAAGTAACCAGGTGATATTAGGACGCACTATGGATTTTGTTTATCAATTAAAAGGAAACCCTGCAGTACAACCACGTCATTTTTATTGGGAATCACGCGTAGCATATAAAGGTAAAACAAAGTATGGTTTTGTTGGATCGGGTAGTGATATGGAAGGATTCTTATTTGCAGACGGCGTCAATGAACATGGTCTCGGTGCTTCAATACAGTATTTTAGAGGATATGCAACATATGCCACAGATGTACGAGAGGGGTATATGAATATTGCTCAAAGTGAAGTGATCACGTGGGTGTTGGGTTACAATCGAAATATTGAAGATTTAATAGAAAATGCTAAATCCGTAAATGTTGTCGCACACACACTCAATGATATAGCTGAAGTGCCTCCATTACATTATCATATTACTGATGATTCAGGTAGAACGATTGAGCTAACTTTTAAAGATGGCACTATGATCGTAAATGAAAATCCAGTAGGAGTCTTAACTAACAATCCAGATTTGAATTGGCACTATGAAAATTTGAGGAATTATATAAATATTACGCCACAACGCCCTCAAGCAAGCCAACTAATGAATACTATTTTCCCAACGCTAGGAAATGAAGGTGGAACGTACGGATTACCTGGTGGGTACACTTCGGCGGAACGTTTTGTTCGAATGGCTTACTTAAAAAATAATTTAGAAGAAACGAGTAATGCAGAAGAAGATGTACTCAATGCATTTAAACTTTTAGAAATTGTTAGTATACCCAAAGGTGCAGTTAGAGACGAAGAAGCGGCGCTACATTATACTTTGTATCAAACAGTCCTAAATTTAACTACACGCACAATGTACATTAAATGGTACGAGTCAAATCAGATTACAGAATTACAACTCACAGAAAAGTTATTAAATAAAGAAGAATTAACGATATTCGAACCAGTTTCGGGTTTAGTAACAGATAAATTAATCGACTAA
- a CDS encoding YSIRK-type signal peptide-containing protein, protein MRLLKEYIAKRNNKYSIRKFTVGTASVLVGSILFMNQTSDAKADVIEKEMNSTTHEGEVTNKHNLELNQTSVEKPSNFNNKVDNVNKEELLSKDEEENKKLVKPKSEELTNDVSESKNNRSYNNDGNKREATDTLSKDNTPKEEINENIPHNDQTTIQEKEITIYDESKKDSPTQNNASNSSLKSKIHPTIKNETINESEQKYTEPESNNDKEKIKGDALKDNTISSKKESDNESTDLIDIINEIKEDESSKPKVRMRRSLNRFGYTSSILSRFFGNRIMYDLIVQGDNLTKAFREVERNRSELTEEERKLFLRNIIRQSALKNNRSAYDRVFDGDYSLARNIRVTAHQASLMNELLYKMKDLTLNRDNNDYGAVYTFGGQSDVTKNKFGIVKDDVFYDDGEILIATMVLEKEKGRGTYRFENYAIRPNESLSKKIKKVVAVYNGRQRMILKKDKLGYYSYTRPNSGSNGNPNTGGGSGGRVEFIISFDANYYIDVKKDKLFGYILSDTLDPFVLRGVNITNQAVDIDEVATSINNALNKAKKQKAMEAIQIAEQAKHFAEQQLSKILQDGVVNPSEKKKVDEASNDLEQAKQSALNKLNSILDGTDGKDELQRRFNQIGSVTSPEVNDQDSNGVLDTEQLTEAQQAIEAAEQAKQAVDNKLSEITSDGLINPKEKAKLDKLIEALETAKTNATEKLNSVPNGTEGKDALQSRLDQIGSVTSPEVNDQDSNGVLDTEQLTEAQQAIEAAEQAKQAADNKLSEVTSDGLINPTEKAELDKLIEALETAKTNATEKLNNVPNGTEGKDALQSRLDQIGTVTSPEVNDQDSNGVLDTEQLTEAQQAIEAAEQAKQVADNKLFEITSDGLVNPTEKAELDKLVEALETAKTITNEKLNNVPNGTTGKDALQNRLDQIGSVTSPEVNDQDGNGVLDTEQLTEAQQAIEAAEQAKVSADNKLSEVTSDGLITPTEKAELDKLVEGLEAAKVTAAEKLNNVPNGTAGKDALQSRLEQIGSVMSPEVNDQDSNGVLDTEQLSEAQQAIEAVEQAKVAANNKLSEITSDGLINPKEKAELDKLVEGLEAAKVTATEKLNNVPDGTAGKDELQSRLDQIGSVTSPEVNDQDSNGVLDTEQLNEAQQAIEASEQAKVSANNKLSEITSDGLITPTEKAELDKLIETLEMAKTNATEKLNNVPNGTAGKDALQSRLDQIGSVTSPEVNDQDGNGVLDTEQLTEAQQAIEVAEQAKQAVDNKLSEITADGLVNPTEKAELDKLIETLETAKTNATEKLNNVPNGTAGKDALQSRLNQIGSVTSPEVNDQDSNGVLDTEQLNEAQQAIEAVEQAKQAVDNKLSEITSDGLINPTEKEGLDKLVEALETAKTNATEKLNNVPNGTAGKDALQSRLDQIASVTSPEVNDQDSNGVLDTEQLSEAQQAIEAAEQAKQAVDNKLSEITSDGLINPKEKAELDKLVEGLEVAKVTAAEKLNNVPNGTEGKDELQSRLDQIGSVTSPEVNDQDSNGVLDTEQLTEAQQAIEALEQAKQSADNKLSEVTSDGLINPKEKAELDKLVEVLETAKTNATEKLNNVPNGTAGKDALQSRLEQIGSVTSPEVNDQDSNGVLDTEQLTEAQQAIEAVEQAKQAVDNKLSEITSDGLVNPTEKAELDKLVEALETAKTNATEKLNNVPNGTTGKDELQSRLEQIGSVTSPEVNDQDSNGVLDTEQLNEAQQAIEAAEQAKQAADNKLSEITADGLVNPTEKAELDKLVEALETAKTNATERLNNVPNGTEGKDELQSRLDQIGSVTSPEVNDQDSNGVLDTEQLTEAQQAIEALEQAKQSADNKLSEVTSDGLINPKEKAELDKLVEVLETAKTNATEKLNNVPNGTAGKDALQSRLEQIGSVTSPEVNDQDSNGVLDTEQLNDAQQAIEAAEQAKVAANNKLSEITSDGLVNPKEKAELDKLVEALETAKTNATEKLNNVPNGTEGKDELQSRLDQIGSVTSPEVNDQDSNGVLDTEQLTEAQQAIEALEQAKQSADNKLSEVTSDGLINPKEKAELDKLVEVLETAKTNATEKLNNVPNGTAGKDALQSRLEQIGSVTSPEVNDQDSNGVLDTEQLNDAQQAIEAAEQAKVAANNKLSEITSDGLVNPTEKAELDKLVEALETAKTNATEKLNNVPNGTIGKEALQSRLDQIGSVMSPEVNDQDSNGTLDVESPNIKGQNHAKVNKHLDNAIKNSKTNNPMHKNVKEQYLNDRDSKLLEERPPQNQQQLNGVSNHLQIMKNETNENSKQSMKSLTHLPNTGGKNKDSWIFGTLLGAIGSMMLLRRKQEKKIEKNN, encoded by the coding sequence ATGAGATTACTCAAAGAATATATTGCTAAAAGAAATAATAAGTATTCTATTCGAAAATTCACTGTGGGAACTGCGTCGGTTTTAGTAGGATCCATATTATTTATGAACCAAACCAGTGATGCCAAAGCAGATGTGATAGAAAAGGAAATGAATTCGACAACTCATGAAGGTGAGGTAACAAATAAACACAATTTAGAATTAAATCAGACTAGTGTAGAAAAACCTTCAAATTTTAATAATAAAGTAGATAACGTAAATAAAGAAGAATTATTGTCAAAGGACGAAGAGGAGAATAAAAAATTAGTTAAACCAAAAAGTGAAGAGTTAACGAATGATGTATCGGAATCGAAAAATAATAGAAGTTATAATAACGATGGTAATAAAAGAGAAGCAACAGATACACTGTCCAAAGATAATACACCTAAAGAGGAAATAAATGAAAATATTCCTCACAATGATCAAACAACCATACAGGAAAAAGAAATTACTATTTATGATGAAAGTAAGAAAGATTCTCCTACACAAAATAATGCTAGTAACTCCTCCTTGAAAAGTAAGATACATCCTACTATTAAAAATGAAACAATTAATGAAAGTGAACAAAAATATACTGAACCAGAAAGTAATAATGATAAGGAAAAAATAAAAGGAGATGCATTAAAAGATAATACAATTAGTTCTAAAAAAGAGAGTGATAATGAAAGTACGGATTTAATTGATATTATTAATGAAATAAAAGAAGATGAATCAAGCAAACCTAAAGTTCGAATGAGAAGGTCGTTGAATAGGTTTGGTTATACAAGTAGTATATTAAGCAGATTTTTTGGTAATAGAATAATGTATGACCTTATAGTACAAGGTGATAACCTAACAAAAGCATTTAGAGAAGTAGAAAGAAATAGAAGTGAACTTACAGAAGAGGAGCGAAAATTATTTTTAAGAAATATCATTAGACAAAGTGCACTTAAAAACAATCGTAGTGCTTATGATAGAGTTTTTGATGGTGATTATTCATTAGCAAGAAATATAAGAGTGACAGCACACCAGGCAAGTTTAATGAATGAATTGCTATATAAAATGAAAGATTTAACGCTTAATAGGGATAATAATGATTATGGTGCAGTCTATACATTCGGTGGGCAGAGTGATGTAACTAAAAATAAGTTTGGTATAGTTAAAGATGACGTTTTTTATGATGATGGTGAAATTTTAATAGCAACCATGGTGTTAGAGAAAGAAAAAGGTAGAGGTACATATAGATTTGAGAATTATGCCATAAGACCTAATGAATCACTCAGTAAAAAAATAAAAAAAGTTGTAGCTGTTTATAATGGCAGACAAAGAATGATATTAAAAAAAGATAAACTTGGATATTATTCATATACAAGGCCTAATAGTGGTAGTAATGGAAACCCAAATACAGGTGGAGGCTCTGGAGGAAGAGTTGAGTTTATAATATCATTTGATGCAAATTATTATATAGATGTTAAGAAAGATAAACTTTTTGGATATATATTAAGTGACACTTTAGACCCTTTTGTACTTAGAGGTGTAAATATAACAAACCAAGCAGTTGATATTGATGAAGTAGCAACAAGTATTAATAATGCTTTAAATAAAGCTAAAAAACAAAAAGCTATGGAAGCTATTCAGATTGCTGAACAAGCAAAACATTTTGCTGAGCAACAATTATCAAAAATATTACAAGATGGAGTAGTAAATCCTTCTGAGAAGAAAAAGGTTGATGAAGCGAGTAATGATTTAGAACAAGCAAAACAAAGTGCTCTTAATAAATTAAATAGCATATTAGATGGAACGGACGGTAAAGATGAACTTCAAAGAAGATTTAATCAAATAGGTTCAGTGACGTCACCAGAAGTGAACGACCAAGATAGCAACGGCGTCTTAGATACGGAACAATTAACTGAAGCGCAACAAGCGATTGAAGCAGCCGAACAAGCTAAGCAAGCCGTAGATAACAAGTTGTCTGAGATTACATCAGATGGATTAATCAATCCGAAAGAAAAAGCAAAATTAGATAAATTAATTGAAGCGTTAGAAACGGCTAAGACAAACGCAACGGAGAAACTGAATAGCGTACCGAATGGTACAGAAGGAAAAGATGCGCTCCAAAGTCGCTTAGATCAAATCGGTTCAGTAACGTCACCAGAAGTAAATGACCAAGATAGCAACGGAGTCTTAGATACGGAACAATTAACTGAAGCGCAACAAGCGATTGAAGCAGCCGAACAAGCGAAGCAAGCCGCAGATAACAAGTTGTCTGAAGTCACATCAGATGGCTTAATCAACCCAACAGAAAAAGCAGAATTAGATAAATTAATTGAAGCGTTAGAAACAGCTAAGACAAACGCAACTGAAAAACTAAATAACGTACCGAATGGTACAGAAGGAAAAGACGCGTTACAAAGTCGTTTAGATCAAATCGGTACAGTAACGTCACCAGAAGTGAACGACCAAGATAGCAACGGAGTCTTAGATACGGAACAATTAACTGAAGCGCAACAAGCGATTGAAGCAGCCGAACAAGCTAAGCAAGTCGCAGATAACAAGTTGTTTGAAATTACATCGGATGGATTAGTCAACCCAACAGAAAAAGCAGAGCTAGATAAATTAGTTGAGGCGCTAGAAACGGCTAAGACAATCACAAATGAAAAACTAAATAATGTACCGAATGGTACAACAGGAAAAGATGCGTTACAAAATCGTTTAGATCAAATTGGTTCAGTAACGTCACCAGAAGTAAATGATCAAGATGGTAACGGAGTCTTAGATACAGAGCAATTAACTGAAGCGCAACAAGCGATTGAGGCAGCAGAACAAGCCAAAGTATCTGCGGATAACAAGTTATCTGAAGTCACATCAGATGGCTTAATCACTCCAACAGAAAAAGCAGAGTTAGATAAGTTAGTTGAAGGACTCGAGGCAGCCAAAGTAACAGCGGCTGAAAAACTAAATAACGTACCGAATGGTACAGCAGGCAAGGACGCGTTACAAAGTCGTTTAGAACAAATAGGTTCAGTAATGTCACCAGAAGTGAACGACCAAGATAGCAACGGCGTCTTAGATACGGAACAATTATCTGAAGCGCAACAAGCAATCGAAGCAGTAGAACAAGCCAAAGTCGCTGCGAATAACAAGTTATCTGAAATAACATCAGATGGCTTAATCAATCCGAAAGAAAAAGCAGAGTTAGATAAGTTAGTTGAAGGACTCGAAGCAGCCAAAGTAACAGCGACTGAAAAACTAAATAATGTACCGGATGGTACAGCAGGTAAGGATGAGTTACAAAGTCGTTTAGACCAAATTGGTTCAGTGACATCTCCAGAAGTAAATGACCAAGATAGCAACGGAGTCTTAGATACAGAACAATTAAATGAAGCGCAACAAGCGATTGAGGCATCAGAACAAGCCAAAGTGTCTGCGAATAACAAGTTATCTGAAATTACATCGGATGGCTTAATCACTCCAACAGAAAAAGCAGAATTAGATAAATTAATTGAGACGTTAGAAATGGCTAAGACAAACGCAACTGAAAAACTAAATAACGTACCGAATGGTACAGCAGGTAAGGATGCGTTACAAAGTCGTTTAGATCAAATCGGTTCAGTAACGTCACCAGAAGTAAATGATCAAGATGGTAATGGTGTGTTAGATACAGAGCAATTAACTGAAGCGCAACAAGCGATCGAAGTAGCCGAACAAGCTAAGCAAGCCGTAGATAACAAGTTATCTGAAATAACAGCAGATGGATTAGTCAACCCAACAGAAAAAGCAGAATTAGATAAATTAATTGAGACGTTAGAAACAGCTAAGACAAACGCAACGGAGAAATTGAATAACGTACCGAATGGTACAGCAGGCAAGGACGCGTTACAAAGTCGTTTAAATCAAATCGGTTCAGTAACATCACCAGAAGTGAATGATCAAGATAGTAATGGTGTCTTAGATACAGAACAATTAAATGAAGCACAACAAGCGATCGAGGCAGTAGAACAAGCGAAGCAAGCCGTAGATAACAAGTTATCTGAAATCACATCGGATGGCTTAATCAACCCAACTGAAAAAGAAGGATTAGATAAATTAGTTGAAGCGCTAGAAACGGCTAAGACAAACGCAACAGAGAAATTGAATAACGTACCGAATGGTACAGCAGGCAAAGACGCGCTCCAAAGTCGTTTAGATCAAATCGCTTCAGTGACATCCCCAGAAGTAAATGACCAAGATAGCAACGGCGTCTTAGATACGGAACAATTATCTGAAGCGCAACAAGCGATTGAAGCAGCAGAACAAGCTAAGCAAGCCGTAGATAACAAGTTATCTGAAATCACATCAGATGGCTTAATCAATCCGAAAGAAAAAGCAGAGTTAGATAAGTTAGTTGAAGGACTCGAGGTAGCCAAAGTAACAGCGGCTGAAAAACTAAATAATGTACCGAATGGTACAGAAGGTAAGGATGAGCTCCAAAGTCGCTTAGATCAAATTGGTTCAGTAACGTCACCAGAAGTAAATGACCAAGATAGCAACGGAGTCTTAGATACAGAACAATTAACTGAAGCGCAACAAGCAATCGAGGCGTTAGAACAAGCTAAGCAATCCGCAGATAACAAGTTGTCTGAAGTCACATCAGATGGATTAATCAATCCGAAAGAAAAAGCAGAGCTAGATAAATTAGTTGAGGTGCTAGAAACGGCTAAGACAAACGCAACAGAGAAATTGAATAACGTACCGAATGGTACAGCAGGCAAGGACGCGTTACAAAGTCGTTTAGAACAAATCGGATCAGTGACATCACCAGAAGTGAACGACCAAGATAGTAATGGTGTCTTAGATACAGAGCAATTAACTGAAGCGCAACAAGCAATCGAAGCAGTAGAACAAGCTAAGCAAGCCGTAGATAACAAGTTGTCTGAAATTACATCGGATGGTTTAGTCAATCCAACAGAAAAAGCAGAGCTAGATAAATTAGTTGAAGCGTTAGAAACGGCTAAAACAAACGCAACAGAGAAATTGAATAACGTACCGAATGGTACAACAGGTAAGGATGAGTTACAAAGTCGTTTAGAACAAATAGGCTCGGTAACGTCACCAGAAGTGAACGACCAAGATAGTAATGGTGTGTTAGATACAGAGCAATTAAATGAAGCGCAACAAGCGATTGAAGCAGCCGAACAAGCTAAGCAAGCCGCAGATAACAAGCTGTCTGAGATTACAGCAGATGGATTAGTCAACCCAACAGAAAAAGCAGAATTAGATAAATTAGTTGAGGCGCTAGAAACGGCTAAAACAAACGCAACGGAGAGATTGAATAATGTACCGAATGGTACAGAAGGTAAGGATGAGCTCCAAAGTCGCTTAGATCAAATTGGTTCAGTAACGTCACCAGAAGTAAATGACCAAGATAGCAACGGAGTCTTAGATACAGAACAATTAACTGAAGCGCAACAAGCAATCGAGGCGTTAGAACAAGCTAAGCAATCCGCAGATAACAAGTTGTCTGAAGTCACATCAGATGGATTAATCAATCCGAAAGAAAAAGCAGAGCTAGATAAATTAGTTGAGGTGCTAGAAACGGCTAAGACAAACGCAACAGAGAAATTGAATAACGTACCGAATGGTACAGCAGGCAAGGACGCGTTACAAAGTCGTTTAGAACAAATAGGCTCGGTAACGTCACCAGAAGTGAACGACCAAGATAGTAATGGTGTGTTAGATACGGAACAATTAAATGATGCCCAACAAGCGATTGAAGCAGCAGAACAAGCCAAAGTAGCTGCGAATAACAAGTTATCTGAAATCACATCAGATGGCTTAGTCAATCCGAAAGAAAAAGCAGAGCTAGATAAATTAGTTGAGGCGCTAGAAACGGCTAAGACAAACGCAACGGAGAAATTGAATAATGTACCGAATGGTACAGAAGGTAAGGATGAGCTCCAAAGTCGCTTAGATCAAATTGGTTCAGTAACGTCACCAGAAGTAAATGACCAAGATAGCAACGGAGTCTTAGATACAGAACAATTAACTGAAGCGCAACAAGCAATCGAGGCGTTAGAACAAGCTAAGCAATCCGCAGATAACAAGTTGTCTGAAGTCACATCAGATGGATTAATCAATCCGAAAGAAAAAGCAGAGCTAGATAAATTAGTTGAGGTGCTAGAAACGGCTAAGACAAACGCAACAGAGAAATTGAATAACGTACCGAATGGTACAGCAGGCAAGGACGCGTTACAAAGTCGTTTAGAACAAATAGGCTCGGTAACGTCACCAGAAGTGAACGACCAAGATAGTAATGGTGTGTTAGATACGGAACAATTAAATGATGCCCAACAAGCGATTGAAGCAGCAGAACAAGCCAAAGTAGCTGCGAATAACAAGTTATCTGAAATCACATCAGATGGCTTAGTCAATCCGACAGAAAAAGCAGAGCTAGATAAATTAGTTGAGGCGCTAGAAACGGCTAAGACAAACGCAACGGAGAAATTGAATAATGTACCGAATGGTACAATAGGTAAAGAGGCTCTCCAAAGTCGTTTAGATCAAATCGGTTCAGTAATGTCACCAGAAGTAAATGACCAAGATAGTAATGGAACATTAGATGTAGAATCACCAAATATAAAAGGTCAAAATCATGCTAAAGTAAATAAACATTTGGATAATGCTATCAAAAATTCAAAAACAAATAATCCTATGCATAAAAATGTGAAAGAACAATATTTAAATGATAGAGATAGTAAGTTATTAGAAGAAAGACCTCCTCAAAATCAGCAACAATTAAATGGAGTTTCGAACCATTTGCAAATAATGAAAAATGAAACAAATGAAAATTCAAAACAGAGTATGAAGTCACTAACTCATTTACCTAATACAGGTGGAAAAAATAAAGATAGTTGGATTTTTGGAACTTTACTAGGAGCTATAGGTT